One Gadus morhua chromosome 1, gadMor3.0, whole genome shotgun sequence DNA segment encodes these proteins:
- the LOC115551362 gene encoding C-type lectin domain family 6 member A-like encodes MAEAIHPRQNMMTKARYTQGEREERIVDIYASLESLRDQQQHSVGTEESSKSLGTGRSQRPDAVSPTKCQIWAVMVLLGLLSVVMLARLIGLAVQHKKTASMERDIEQLLLTLKNLTEQRDALLCKQECPGGWKKFGCKCYKTSYTYQSWNKSRGFCVSHGADLVVVDSKEEMDFISRWYNGYFWLGATDAAGEGTWRWVDGTVLSLDDPFWSGGGPQGGGDKNCLGKVWEQNQYKWEDRSCEDPNQAFCEHNLMK; translated from the coding sequence ATGGCTGAGGCGATTCACCCCCGACAGAACATGATGACGAAGGCCAGGTatacacaaggagagagagaggagaggatagtggaCATCTACGCTAGCCTGGAGAGCCTCAGAGATCAACAGCAGCACTctgtggggacagaggagtcctccaaGTCTCTGGGAACAGGAAGAAGTCAGCGGCCGGACGCTGTGAGCCCTACCAAGTGTCAGATCTGGGCAGTGATGGTGCTTCTGGGCCTGCTGTCTGTGGTAATGCTGGCTAGACTGATTGGGTTGGCAGTGCAACACAAGAAGACTGCAAGCATGGAAAGAGACATAGAGCAACTTCTCCTAACGCTGAAGAATCTGACGGAACAGAGAGACGCACTGCTCTGTAAACAGGAATGTCCAGGTGGTTGGAAGAagtttggttgtaaatgttaCAAGACTTCCTATACGTATCAATCCTGGAATAAGAGCAGGGGCTTCTGTGTTTCCCACGGAGCAGATCTGGTGGTTGTGGACAgtaaagaggagatggacttcATTAGCCGGTGGTACAACGGGTACTTCTGGCTCGGAGCGACAGATGCGGCCGGTGAAGGGACgtggagatgggttgatgggaccgtcctGTCACTGGATGACCCCTTCTGGAGTGGAGGGGGACCTCAAGGTGGTGGGGACAAGAACTGCTTAGGGAAGGTCTGGGAGCAGAACCAATATAAATGGGAAGATAGGAGCTGTGAGGATCCGAACCAGGCATTTTGTGAACATAATTTAATGAAATGA